The genomic window GGTGTGGGAGAGCGCCACCTTGGAGGAGAGTTACCGCAAGGGCGCTGGCTTCTTGAAGATATGCACGGAGTCCGGAAAACTGAAAGAGGTCAAGCTAAAGGCCGATGGCAGCGATCTGCCTCCACTGCGCAATCCGGCCATTCTGGTGGGACAGAACGACTTGACCACCTTGTCCTACCTGCATGAGCCGGGGGTGTTGCACAATCTGCGTGTCCGCTTCTGCGAGCGCCAGATTATCTACACCTACTGCGGCATCATTCTGGTGGCTATCAACCCATATGCGGAGATGCCTCTTTATGGGCCCAGCATCATCCGTGCGTATCGAGGACATGCTATGGGCGATCTGGAGCCGCACATCTTTGCCCTGGCGGAGGAGGCTTACACGAAACTGGAGCGCGAGAACTGCAATCTGAGCATCATCGTCAGTGGGGAGTCGGGTGCCGGCAAGACGGTGTCCGCCAAATACGCCATGAGGTACTTTGCCGCTGTCGGAGGTTCCGAGTCGGAGACCCAGGTCGAGCGCAAAGTGCTAGCATCTTCGCCGATTATGGAAgcttttggcaatgccaagaCGACTCGGAACGACAACAGCTCCCGCTTCGGAAAGTTCACCAAGTTGCTGTTTCGAAACCAGATGGGTGTAATGTTTCTGCAGGGCGCCACTATGCATACCTATCTACTGGAGAAGTCCCGGGTAGTGTACCAGGCGCAGGGAGAGCGCAACTATCACATATTCTATCAGTTGTGCGCGGCGCGATCGAAGTACCCGGAATTGGTGCTGGGTAAGTTTGGAAGCTCCCTCCTATTTCAGCTTAGAAAATTAAGTAATATTGGCATTCTTTTCCAGATCATCAGGACAAGTTCCAGTTTCTAAGCATGGGCGGGGCTCCAGAAATTGAACGAGTTTCGGATGCGGAGCAGTTTAACGAAACCGTGCAGGCCATGACCGTTCTTGGCTTCTCCATTCAGCAGATCGCTGATATTGTGAAGATTCTGGCAGGAATACTCCATTTAGGAAACATTACGGTTTCCAAGAAGTTCAACGAGGGTAGTGAAGAGGAAGACACTGACTCCTGCGATATATTTGTAAGCTCGCTTTCACAATACCTGTTGAAATTTTTCtaattgtatatatacatacttatatatacattaacGACATCCATCTCGCAGCATAACGACATCCACCTGCAGATCACCGGCGATCTACTGCGGGTGAGCGCTGAGGATCTGCGCCGGTGGCTTTTGATGCGTAAGATAGAGTCGGTCAATGAATATGTGCTGATACCGAATAGCATTGAGGCGGCTCAGGCGGCTCGTGACGCTCTGGCCAAGCACATTTATGCGAAGCTGTTTCAGTATATAGTCGGTGTGCTGAACAAGAGCCTCAACAACGGTAGCAAGCAGTGCAGCTTCATTGGCGTCCTCGATATCTACGGCTTCGAAACGTTTGAGGTGAACTCCTTTGAACAATTTTGCATAAACTATGCGAACGAAAAGCTACAGCAGCAGTTCAACCAGCATGTCTTCAagctggagcaggaggagtACCTTAAGGAAGGAATCACTTGGACGATGATAGACTTTTACGACAATCAACCTTGTATTGATCTAATTGAATCTCGACTGGGAGTGCTGGACCTGCTCGACGAGGAGTGTCGAGTAAGAGTCATTtgatataatataatatatggttttatattatttttaaaccacGTATACCTACAGATGCCGAAGGGTTCGGACGAGAGCTGGGCTGGCAAGCTCATCGGAAAGTGCAGTAAATTTCCTCATTTCGAGAAGCCACGCTTTGGCTCAACCAGTAAGTGATTTCCTATCTTATCCATTATTATCCATTTCAATGAGAATCTGACATTTCTATTTTTGAGGCTTTTTTATCAAACATTTCTCGGACACGGTCGAGTATGACGTGAACGGATTCTTGGAAAAGAATCGTGACACAGTCTCGAAGGAGTTGACTCAAGTGCTAAGCGAGTCCAACATGTCTTTGGTCAAGCAGGTGATGACCCTTGAGGAAATTGACACATTGAGCGTGGATTCCGCTAAATCTTCAACCTTAGGAGGCCGCGTCGTCATCAGTGCTGGCCGCAAACAGGTTTGTGATCGCCCAGATTCTTCGCCCAGAATCAATTTCCTTTCCAATTGTGTTCATTTGTAATCGTTGTCTTATTGCTATTTGTATTTTCCATACAATTGTCGCTTGTTCGCTCACCTCCAACTCCCTCGGATGGCCCAACAGCAAGGGAATGACACACGTCGAAGAGTTAGTTACcaacttatttaaattaactgCAATTAACACTAAACCACAAACactttaacaattttatttaattttgaaatgattgcatttttgataataGAAGATAGTAACTTAGTTCGGACTTGAAACTAAAAAAACAACCTGTCATGACTTAATTTCCTAGTAATGCTGATATCCTCAGCAAGgatatgcaaaataattagCCAACTCTaggaaattttaaaataatcaatCAAATTAATTCATTAGGATATGCCAAATATAACACATGTTCCGAGAGTAATCATACTCAAAAGTTTACATCTATACTCATATTCAGTAAAATGTGttcattttcttcattttgACCATGTTAGTTCATTTCCACAGACGATCCACTAATTTCTCCTTTTACTTCTTATAAGGTGGTGCCATCCAAGCAGCATAGGAAAACGGTGGGATCGCAGTTCCAGGAGAGTCTGGCTTCGCTGATATCTACGTTACATGCTACAACACCACACTATGTGCGCTGCATCAAGGTAAAAACTGCTATTGGGACTTACGTAAAAATTAGACCACCTTAAATAATGATTATTTCATGCAGCCCAACGATGACAAAGTCGCCTTTAAATGGGAGACGGCCAAGATCATTCAGCAGTTAAGAGCTTGTGGTGTGCTAGAAACGGTGCGCATCTCCGCAGCGGGATTCCCATCGAGATGGCTTTATCCCGACTTCTACATGCGGTACCAGCTGTTGGTTTACCGCTCGAAGCTTGACAAGAACGACATGAAGTTGTCGTGCCGCAACATTGTTATAAAATGGATCCAAGACGAGGATAAGTATCGATTTGGCAACACGCAGATTTTCTTCCGCGCCGGGCAAGTGGCCTTCCTTGAACAAGTTAGGGCTAATCTGCGCAAGAAGTACATCACCATTGTGCAGTCGGTTGTGCGGCGATTCATCTACCGGCGCCAGTTCCTGCGCATTCAGATTGTGATTAATGGTATCCAGAGGCATGCGCGCGGCTTTCTTGCCCGCCAGCGTGTCCAGAAAATGCGTGAGGCTCGGGCGGGATTGATCCTGTCGAAGTACGCCCGCGGTTGGTTATGCCGTCGTCGTTATTTGCGCCTACGCCACTCGATTTTCGGTATACAGACCTATGCCCGCGGCATGTTGGCCCGCAGCAAGTTCCACGCAATGCGGGATCATTACCGAGCGGTTCAGATCCAGCGGTTTGTCCGTGGTGCTTTGGCACGCCGAGCTTACCAAAAGCGTCGGCGCAACATCATCATTTGTCAAGCGGCGATTCGAAGATTCTTGGCCCGTCGTAAGTTTAAACGTATGAAGGCCGAGGCCAAGACTATCTCGCACATGGAAAACAAATACATGGGTCTGGAAAACAAGATTATATCTATGCAGCAGCGGATCGATGAGCTGAACCGCGACAACAGCAATCTTAAGCACAAGACCAGCGAAATCAGTGTATTGAAGTACGAATTTAAAGCTCAATTAGTCAATATATTTCCAGGGTTTAATCCTGTTTAACTTGCAGAATGAAACTTGAGTTGAAGAAGACCCTGGAGGCAGAATTCAAAAATGTCAAGGCCGCCTGCCAGGACAAGGATAAGCTGATCGAAGCACTAAACAAGCAGTTGGAGGCGGAGCGGGACGAAAAAATGCAGTTGCTGGAGGAGAACGGACATGCTCAAGAGGAATGGCTGAGCCAGAAGCAGACGTGGCGCCAGGAAAACGAGGAGCTGCGCCGCCAGATAGACGAGATAATCGATATGGCAAAGAACGCAGAAGTAAGCCAACGTAACCAGGAGGACCGAATGCTAGCCGAGATCGATAACAGGGAGCTTAACGAGGCCTACCAACGAGCAATTAAGGACAAGGAGGTGATCGAGAACGAAAACTACATGCTGAAGGAAGAGCTCAGCCGATTAACGGCTGGCAGTTTTAGTTTGCACGGTCGCAAGGCTAGCAACGCCTCCAGCCAAAACGAGGACGATGTGGGTTACGCCTCCGGAAAGAACACTCTGGATATCAATCGGCCGCCGGATTTGCTAAGCAAAAATTGTAAGAGCATTACCTAAAAATTTTTTGGTTAAGAGCGTAATGTTATCCGTAAATTATTATGAACAGATTCGTACAATGACTCTACCAGTTTGGTGGTGAAGTTGCGAGCCATTCTCGAGGAGGAGAAGCAAAAGCACAAGAACTTGCAGGAGCAGTATATTAAGTTGGCCAGTCGGCATAAGCCCACCGAGGATTCCTTCCGGTAAGTATTTAGGGCCTCCATTCTACACAGACACGAGACCGCAAAGGTCGATGACCCACTATCGCAACTAAATCTTGAAAAAAACTCCATTTGTCTACATCTATGTATTATTGCCGCACACTGCTTACCACTCACATAGCGTCTCCGAGCTTGAGGTAGAGAATGAAAAACTGCGCAGCGAGTACGATCAGCTGCGAACCAGCATTAAACACGGTGTTGAGATCAACGAGCTCAATGGTAACCGCCCACGCACGTCGTGCGACCCACGATCTGCCCTACTGACATACGTCCTCTTTTCCCTCCTCCTTCCAACCTTTACTATTGCAGCCCAGCATGCTGCCTTGCAGGAAGAGGTCCGTAGGCGCCGCGAGGAATGCATCCAATTAAAGGCAGTCCTGCTGCAGCAGAGCCAGTCCATGAGATCCCTCGAGCCGGAAAGTCTACAGATGCGTGGCAACGACGTCAACGAACTAATGGAAGCCTTCCATTCCCAGAAGCTAATTAATCGGTGGGTGGATTTTGTCGACTGTTTGCCAAACGCATAATTTCCATATTTTCCCTAACTTTTATAGCCAATTGGAATCTGAGCTCAAGGCCATCACTGAGGAGCACAACAGTAAACTCGTGGAGATGACACAGGATATCGAGAGATTAAACAATGAGAAGGATGAGCTGCAAAAGGTAATCTTTGAGAGCATCGACGAGTTCGAGGATGCAAATGTGGATACGCTGAGACAGAACGATCGGTATCTGCGGCGGGAACTGCAGAAGGCTGTTGCCCAGTTCCTGCTCGTTCAGGAGGAGCTCAAGCTTGCAAATGCCAAGCTTAAGGCTTATCGGCAGGATGGCGGCCAGCTGGAGCACAAGCTAGAGGAGGAGATGATCCGCAACAAGTCCAACGGAACGTCCACCGATGTAGGCGCGAATGTGACGAAACAAAAGTCTCAGAATCCGCAAGGACTGATGAAGTTCCACAGCAGCGATCTAGACAAGATCTTGAACCGCTTGCTGAGCGCCTTGACTCCACGCACAGTGGTCGGTCTCTTACCTGGTTTCCCAGCTTATCTTATCTTTATGTGTATTCGGTGAGTTCTGGATAGAGTTTGATAGttaactttattaattttattgattttccatcACAGATATACCGATCTGACCAATGCCGACGATGATGTGCGCGAGTTGCTAAGCAAGTTCGTTATTCAGATTAAGAAAATGCACCGTACACCCCATCCGATCGAGAATCGTGTTATTTGGCTCGTCAATTCCATTACGTAAGTGTTCATACGCTCTTGAAATTCATAAATTAACTCATTTCCGCGACCTTTAGGCTGTTAAATCTAATGAAGCAATACGGCGATGTGGAAGAGTACGTCAAGTTCAATACTGAAAAGCagaaccagcagcagctgaagaacTTTAATCTGTTTGAGTACCGTCGCGTAATTCTTGATCTTATAGTAAATCTATACCAGGCGCTGATCATGCAGATTCAGGGTCTGTTGGACCCAAAAATAGTGCCAGCGATTCTCAACAACGATGAGATTCAGCGCGGGCGGCAGGCGCACGGAATGCGTAGTCGGGCCACGTCGATTGGAGCGTCCTCGTCGCCGGAGCACGGTGGTGGTCCGGCCTGGAAGCAACTGATCGGGCAGCTGGAGCACTTTTACAAACAGTTCCAGCACTTTGGCTTGGACAACTGCTATGCGGAGCAGATATTCCATCAACTGCTTTACTTTGTTTGCGCTGTGGCTCTTAATTGTCTGATGCTTAGGGGCGATATTTGCATGTGGGAGACTGGCATGATAATTCGCTATAATATCGGCTGCATTGAGGATTGGGTGCGCAGTAAAAAGATGGTATGTCACCTCTGCTTATTACAAAGTCTCCAAACTAATTCGTTTTTGATATTTTAGTCTAACGATGTGCTGACACCATTGGCGCCTCTGAATCAGGTCTCCCAGTTGCTGCAATCCCGAAAGAGCGAGCAGGATGTTCAGACCATTTGTGATCTATGTACTTCTCTGAGCACTGCACAGGTCCTCAAAGTGATGAAGTCCTACAAACTGGATGATTATGAGAGCGAAATAACGAACGTTTTTCTGGAGAAACTCACCAAGGAACTCAACGCCCGACAAATGGTATGAGTAAAAATCACGAAGTctacattttccatttaccgATTTTATCTTACAGCAAAAGAGCAATAGTGACGAATTCACCATCGACCAGAAGTTCATTCAGCCATTTAAGGTTGTCTTCAGGTACAGCGACATCAAGCTCGAGGATATTGATCTACCTTCGCATCTAAATCTGGATGAGTTCCTTACAAAGATTTAAACGTCGCGTGATTGCAAATTGCCGGTCGAGAACTTTGCCATTTTGGATGACATGACACCGCTTAGTTTTTGTGTATTATACGAGTATAACGATTctagaaatttaatttgttctTATATTTAGAGAATCTATTAGATAATGAAACGATGAGTAGAGCAGTTTTGCCGAAATGTGTGTAGTTCCTGTTTAGCTTAAATAACCGTTGTGTTTCCATTCCAATAGTATCCATTCCGAGTTTTGATTGGCGAACCCGTCCCAAGATGCCAagatttgttttttgttgtacgAACTATTTGTAGCAAAAGTTATGGAAGGTTAAGAACCAACCTTTATGTGAAACGCAATAAATGCTTGGAGTTAGACTCCGACCATAAAGAAATCATTCCTTGCCTACACCTTGTACCttaaatgataaataaatatatatacatacaatgATTGTACTTAACCAGGCTGATTTGTTGCCTTAAAAAACTTGTAAAGCCTACAGATGATAGAATAAGACTCATAGAGCTCACTTAAGCATTGATGTTGCATTTCATCTATTTATGTATTCTCATTTTTTGCGTAGCTTGTATCTTGTCCCATATTCGGAAGACTATGCAAGCCTAAAACGCGTTAGCATTTGTTTAAAACAGATTACCtaaacatatacaaatatatattagaaTTCAAGTACTCGTGTATGATGAACAGCAAATTTTTACAAATACAATATCGAGTCGTTAACAGTCCACCATGACTTTTGATAACTTGTTCTTAGGTAGGTCAAGGGACGGCAGACGCTGCGTCACCATTCCGGTAGCCACCGTGGCTCCGTTCTCGCGAATTGTGAAGGCTTGGCCCGGCGTCATGACCATTTTCCTCATAAGCGTGACGCGCACCTGGCCGTGCTCACCCGGCATTAGCATAGCCTCACTGGGAACTGCAATGGTATTAATTTGCTTAATGCTTGGTGCACAATGGTAGCAAAAGTGCTTCAACATTGAAGTTAGTAGGTTTTAACTTACTTATGTCAATTCTGGCTGGAACATTCCACGTCTGGCTGAAGAGCTGCTGGATATACTTGGAGAGCATGGGCTTGACACGACCGCCCTCGGCCCGCGATAGCAGGTACATGGAACCTTCAAAGTGGTTGGATATATCCTCGGAGCCGGTTGCGCACAGCAGCATTCCACGTTCCACGGCGGATATCTTTATACCTCGCAGCAGTGCACCGACGTTCTCGCCAGCCTGTGCCTGGGGCACGCTCTTCCGAAATATCTGGATGTCGCTGATGCTCGTCTTTAGGTTCTGGTTAAAGCCCAGCAGGTCGGCATCCGCGTTTCGTGGAATGGTGCCCCTTTTGATGGTTCCCACGACTACGGTTCCCCTTCCGGGTACCGTAAAAGCATTATCTATTGGCAGAATAAATGGGGATGCGATATCCCGCTGCGGCGTTGGTATGTAAGAGTCGCATTGCTCAAGTAGCTTTTCAATTGACGGAACTCCGAACTCCGACTTATCTTCGCGAAGGGCCAGCAATGCTGAGCCACAAATAACCGGACTATTTACGCCATCAAAGCCAAAATCACTCAACATCTCACGCATCTCAATTTCGACCAGTTCTAGAACCTCCTGGTCCACCAGATCGGCCTTGTTTATAAAGACTATGATGCGCTGGATGCCCACCTGTTTTGCCAGAAGCAGGTGTTCGCGAGTCTGGGGCATTTGGCCGTCGGTGGCGGCCACAACTAGGATGGCACCATCCATTTGTGAGGCGCCCGAGATCATGTTCTGCAGATCAGATGTTAGATCTTAAGTTTCGTTAAGTTGGTGCAACTTGTACATTTGCATTAGTTACCTTTATGTAGTCTGCATGACCCGGGCAATCCGTGTGAGCGTAGGTGCGCTCTGCAGTGGAATACCCAATATGGCAGGCATTTATTGTTATACCACGCGCCTTTTCCTCGGGCGCCCGATCGATCTGGTCGTAGGACAGGAACTCCGCTAGACCCTTCTGTGACTGGATTCTAGTAATGGCGGCGGTCAGTGTCGTTTTACCATGGTCCACGTGACCAATGGTGCCAACATTACAGTGGGGCAGCTCCCGCAGTCCAGCTGCTGGCTTATTATCCGCACTGGTGGCCAGGAGACGAGTTCCTGTCCACCGACTGTGACTGGCGCCGGGGCCGATCAGTGCTTGTCTGAGCCGGCCCACTAGCCCCACTTCACATGGCCGCCACAACTTAGGAAGAAGTCCGCTCATTTCTCCTCTCCAGATCTGCAATATTGGTGCAGAGCACGTAACACCGAGCATGTCCCggaaaatcaaaacacaaacaGCTGTTACCCAGTGCTGCACAGCAAAAATATAAGTGCtgataatttttaaaattttgattaCCGAAATTACGAActgcttttcattttatttctacttGGCGCCAGTAGTTACGAActgcttttcattttatttatattgggAGCCAGTATGTTATGAActgcttttcattttatttctattggGCGCCAGTATGTTACGAACTGCTTTTCATTTCATGTGTGGCACAGGGAAAACTACGCCGTGGGAAAGGCTAGCGGCACtgccacaaataaaataaaaatcagatGGTAACAAGTTAATGCCTTTGTAATTCTGAACACTGTCTTTATTAGGAATttccaaaatcaaataaaagttaaagaaatattttttcgaaTGTTTTACATACGGTTTAAGaattgcgtttttgtttttacatttgCAAACTTAGAGGAAactattataaaatttatagttccaatattaaaaaatatatatataggacTATTAAgatgaatattaaaaaatggaCAGTTTTTTTTGGCACTATAGTCATATTTTCTAAGTATTAACATACATACGTAAATATCTGTTATTGTTTAAAAACGTCTTAAGGCTGGGGGAATGTGTGTGTAAACAACGCTTCGCTTGTCGACAGGGAGCTCTTGATAATCT from Drosophila yakuba strain Tai18E2 chromosome 2L, Prin_Dyak_Tai18E2_2.1, whole genome shotgun sequence includes these protein-coding regions:
- the LOC6528433 gene encoding unconventional myosin-Va isoform X2, with translation MSSEEMLYAQGAKIWVPHAELVWESATLEESYRKGAGFLKICTESGKLKEVKLKADGSDLPPLRNPAILVGQNDLTTLSYLHEPGVLHNLRVRFCERQIIYTYCGIILVAINPYAEMPLYGPSIIRAYRGHAMGDLEPHIFALAEEAYTKLERENCNLSIIVSGESGAGKTVSAKYAMRYFAAVGGSESETQVERKVLASSPIMEAFGNAKTTRNDNSSRFGKFTKLLFRNQMGVMFLQGATMHTYLLEKSRVVYQAQGERNYHIFYQLCAARSKYPELVLDHQDKFQFLSMGGAPEIERVSDAEQFNETVQAMTVLGFSIQQIADIVKILAGILHLGNITVSKKFNEGSEEEDTDSCDIFHNDIHLQITGDLLRVSAEDLRRWLLMRKIESVNEYVLIPNSIEAAQAARDALAKHIYAKLFQYIVGVLNKSLNNGSKQCSFIGVLDIYGFETFEVNSFEQFCINYANEKLQQQFNQHVFKLEQEEYLKEGITWTMIDFYDNQPCIDLIESRLGVLDLLDEECRMPKGSDESWAGKLIGKCSKFPHFEKPRFGSTSFFIKHFSDTVEYDVNGFLEKNRDTVSKELTQVLSESNMSLVKQVMTLEEIDTLSVDSAKSSTLGGRVVISAGRKQVVPSKQHRKTVGSQFQESLASLISTLHATTPHYVRCIKPNDDKVAFKWETAKIIQQLRACGVLETVRISAAGFPSRWLYPDFYMRYQLLVYRSKLDKNDMKLSCRNIVIKWIQDEDKYRFGNTQIFFRAGQVAFLEQVRANLRKKYITIVQSVVRRFIYRRQFLRIQIVINGIQRHARGFLARQRVQKMREARAGLILSKYARGWLCRRRYLRLRHSIFGIQTYARGMLARSKFHAMRDHYRAVQIQRFVRGALARRAYQKRRRNIIICQAAIRRFLARRKFKRMKAEAKTISHMENKYMGLENKIISMQQRIDELNRDNSNLKHKTSEISVLKMKLELKKTLEAEFKNVKAACQDKDKLIEALNKQLEAERDEKMQLLEENGHAQEEWLSQKQTWRQENEELRRQIDEIIDMAKNAEVSQRNQEDRMLAEIDNRELNEAYQRAIKDKEVIENENYMLKEELSRLTAGSFSLHGRKASNASSQNEDDVGYASGKNTLDINRPPDLLSKNYSYNDSTSLVVKLRAILEEEKQKHKNLQEQYIKLASRHKPTEDSFRVSELEVENEKLRSEYDQLRTSIKHGVEINELNAQHAALQEEVRRRREECIQLKAVLLQQSQSMRSLEPESLQMRGNDVNELMEAFHSQKLINRQLESELKAITEEHNSKLVEMTQDIERLNNEKDELQKVIFESIDEFEDANVDTLRQNDRYLRRELQKAVAQFLLVQEELKLANAKLKAYRQDGGQLEHKLEEEMIRNKSNGTSTDVGANVTKQKSQNPQGLMKFHSSDLDKILNRLLSALTPRTVVGLLPGFPAYLIFMCIRYTDLTNADDDVRELLSKFVIQIKKMHRTPHPIENRVIWLVNSITLLNLMKQYGDVEEYVKFNTEKQNQQQLKNFNLFEYRRVILDLIVNLYQALIMQIQGLLDPKIVPAILNNDEIQRGRQAHGMRSRATSIGASSSPEHGGGPAWKQLIGQLEHFYKQFQHFGLDNCYAEQIFHQLLYFVCAVALNCLMLRGDICMWETGMIIRYNIGCIEDWVRSKKMSNDVLTPLAPLNQVSQLLQSRKSEQDVQTICDLCTSLSTAQVLKVMKSYKLDDYESEITNVFLEKLTKELNARQMQKSNSDEFTIDQKFIQPFKVVFRYSDIKLEDIDLPSHLNLDEFLTKI